The Archangium lipolyticum genome contains a region encoding:
- a CDS encoding GTP-binding protein, with amino-acid sequence MSSVNLVAREVAVKIVFYGPGLSGKTTSLRKIYETVRPAHRGEMMSIATEGDRTLFFDFLPVKVERVNDCTVRLALYTVPGQVFYNATRKLVLQGADGVVFVADSQPEMVDANRESLANLEENLLEQGVRLERFPLVFQWNKRDIPKALPVSELRAALNPRGVPDFETEALSGRGVMDALKAITRLVIQDLRAKRIVPPPRVATPAMPSLGAPKGASGLEAQLSQLAGNRPAVSAAPAPTSVPRPAGPISRSMPAVVPQTQVQVAPPVAPPALTGQRPLGAASALAPSDLFDHARAAEGAFASGDYGTCIQACLDAVRRGLAFAGEGPLGSQAHLLQVDGGDLLKLQTLAARMSNRVDDAAFALYVLMQIFTRLHAAGLPAPATE; translated from the coding sequence GTGAGCAGCGTAAATCTGGTAGCCCGGGAAGTAGCGGTGAAGATCGTCTTCTACGGACCTGGTCTGTCCGGGAAGACGACGAGTCTGCGGAAGATCTACGAGACCGTGCGCCCCGCGCACCGTGGCGAGATGATGTCCATCGCCACCGAGGGGGACCGCACGCTCTTCTTCGATTTCCTGCCCGTGAAGGTCGAGCGGGTGAACGACTGCACCGTGCGGCTCGCGCTGTACACCGTGCCCGGCCAGGTCTTCTACAACGCCACGCGCAAGCTGGTGCTCCAGGGCGCCGACGGCGTGGTGTTCGTGGCGGACTCGCAGCCGGAGATGGTGGACGCCAACCGCGAGTCGCTGGCCAACCTGGAGGAGAACCTGCTCGAGCAGGGCGTCCGGCTGGAGCGCTTCCCCCTGGTGTTCCAGTGGAACAAGCGCGACATCCCCAAGGCCCTGCCCGTCTCCGAGCTGCGCGCCGCGCTCAACCCCCGGGGCGTCCCCGACTTCGAGACCGAGGCCCTCAGCGGCCGCGGCGTGATGGACGCCCTCAAGGCCATCACCCGGCTCGTCATCCAGGATCTGCGCGCCAAGCGCATCGTCCCCCCGCCCCGCGTTGCCACTCCGGCGATGCCCTCGCTGGGTGCCCCCAAGGGAGCGAGCGGACTCGAGGCGCAGTTGAGCCAGCTCGCCGGAAACCGGCCCGCGGTCTCCGCCGCCCCGGCGCCCACCTCGGTGCCGCGCCCGGCGGGCCCCATCTCCCGCAGCATGCCGGCCGTCGTGCCCCAGACCCAGGTCCAGGTGGCGCCTCCCGTCGCGCCCCCCGCCCTGACGGGACAGCGCCCCCTGGGGGCCGCCAGCGCGCTGGCGCCCTCGGACCTGTTCGACCACGCGCGGGCCGCGGAGGGGGCCTTCGCCTCCGGGGATTACGGGACGTGCATCCAGGCGTGCCTCGATGCCGTGCGGCGAGGCCTGGCTTTCGCCGGGGAGGGCCCCCTGGGTTCCCAGGCCCACCTGCTCCAGGTCGACGGGGGAGATCTGCTCAAGCTGCAGACGCTCGCGGCGCGCATGAGCAACCGCGTGGATGACGCGGCGTTCGCGCTCTACGTGCTGATGCAGATCTTCACCCGGCTCCACGCGGCCGGGCTGCCCGCTCCCGCGACGGAGTAG
- a CDS encoding MarR family winged helix-turn-helix transcriptional regulator, whose translation MPTHYKGSARETRALDTFIKLIRAVETLGGELHRHLASHEITTPQFAVLETLLHLGPMSQGELGRKLLRSNPNMTALLDNLERNGWIQRARSPEDRRVMVVSLSPEGRRVIEKVFPVHAAHVAALLGVLTAEEQEQLGALCKKLGLSLSRN comes from the coding sequence ATGCCGACCCACTACAAAGGCAGCGCACGGGAGACCCGGGCGCTCGACACGTTCATCAAGCTGATCCGGGCCGTGGAGACGCTGGGGGGCGAGCTTCACCGGCACCTGGCCAGCCATGAGATCACCACGCCCCAGTTCGCGGTGCTGGAGACCCTGTTGCACCTCGGGCCGATGAGCCAGGGGGAGCTCGGCCGCAAGCTGCTGCGCAGCAACCCCAACATGACCGCGCTGCTGGACAACCTGGAGCGCAATGGGTGGATCCAACGTGCGCGCAGCCCCGAGGACCGCCGGGTGATGGTGGTGAGCCTCTCCCCGGAGGGGCGGCGCGTCATCGAGAAGGTCTTCCCCGTCCATGCCGCCCACGTCGCGGCGCTCCTGGGAGTCCTGACCGCCGAGGAGCAGGAGCAGCTCGGCGCGCTCTGCAAGAAACTGGGGCTGTCGCTGTCCCGCAACTGA
- a CDS encoding NACHT N-terminal Helical domain 1-containing protein, with protein MAVAERVLLQLGMAMAKAIVKAWAQEIPPELAGTALDLAKSQAEQSLRRKADSMSRLAAQLTRSMGEALALDGVALEEHEAESVAEELASSLESIDSALVARLALSPDRLARHLLDEAAPRIRTLSEVGASIFTRSLEKSCRVILSTASSLPRFQESTFAEVLEREARLLELSLTQLRETQRMAARAIRIESALLEHLEATREQWAARGLPYRTTSFLQDLLVFRPEGATAGAGDPARGFAQRCCDAVAPGFHAELREFIATLLAGQIAGEKERYTPFEWMERPDVMAAQELAHAQGHPFVSERELLIAVLRGNSSTLARITRWMGPQKFERLLRAAHATPRKMASTPTPFQERA; from the coding sequence ATGGCTGTTGCAGAGCGGGTATTGCTTCAACTTGGTATGGCCATGGCCAAAGCCATCGTGAAGGCCTGGGCTCAGGAGATTCCTCCCGAGCTGGCCGGGACAGCCCTCGACCTCGCGAAGAGCCAGGCTGAACAGTCGCTGCGGCGAAAGGCCGACTCCATGTCGCGGCTCGCGGCGCAGCTGACGCGCAGCATGGGCGAGGCGCTAGCGCTGGACGGTGTCGCGCTGGAGGAGCATGAGGCGGAATCCGTCGCCGAGGAACTGGCGAGCAGCCTGGAATCCATCGACAGCGCGCTGGTCGCGAGACTGGCGCTCTCTCCAGACCGGCTCGCGCGGCATCTGCTCGACGAGGCCGCACCACGGATACGCACGCTCTCCGAGGTCGGCGCCAGCATCTTCACCCGGAGCCTGGAGAAGTCCTGCCGCGTCATCCTGTCCACTGCTTCGAGCCTGCCGCGGTTCCAGGAGAGCACCTTCGCCGAGGTGCTCGAACGGGAGGCCCGGCTCCTGGAGCTGTCCCTGACCCAGCTCAGGGAGACGCAGAGGATGGCGGCTCGGGCCATCCGGATCGAGTCCGCTCTTCTCGAGCACCTGGAGGCGACGCGCGAACAGTGGGCCGCGCGCGGGCTTCCGTATCGGACGACCAGCTTCCTCCAGGACCTGCTCGTCTTCCGGCCGGAGGGCGCCACCGCAGGCGCCGGGGACCCGGCCAGGGGTTTCGCACAGCGTTGCTGTGATGCGGTCGCTCCGGGGTTCCATGCGGAGCTCCGCGAGTTCATTGCCACACTGCTTGCTGGGCAGATCGCCGGCGAGAAGGAGCGCTATACCCCATTCGAATGGATGGAGCGCCCTGATGTCATGGCGGCACAGGAGCTTGCCCATGCCCAGGGCCATCCGTTCGTCTCCGAGAGGGAGCTCCTCATCGCGGTGCTGCGGGGCAACAGCTCCACCCTGGCGCGAATCACCCGGTGGATGGGGCCGCAAAAGTTCGAGCGGCTCCTGCGCGCCGCCCACGCCACGCCACGCAAGATGGCTTCCACCCCGACTCCGTTCCAGGAGAGGGCATGA
- a CDS encoding DUF6051 family protein — protein sequence MLVSHRERGLMGYVDTFRSLAEAFQEGRGNGVLEDGLVLHQRRFRSSEAREAVDTVSPGELPVSEAALEPDFLRGLLHRDDGVEENLEFPYRIVAPSGCERSDRGVLLLHGLNERRWEKYLPWAKALAEGLGAPIVLFPVAFHMDRSPALWSEPRPMRQLSRERLRRMPELEASSFANAALSTRLHARPERFVLSGLRTSKDLARFSDCVRQGQEPLLAPDARLDFFAYSIGAFLAEVLLMGDAEGRFAASRLVTFCGGCVLARTSPLSREILDSAAALSLHRFLDELEAQKQLRPALGRLLSEDSVGRAFQSMVHPDRYRPERETALQRLGSRMVAISFQGDRVMPSAAVAETLSGSGAHVEILAPPYDYEHSNPFPVNGVSEVEVERAFSSVFGRAVEWLNG from the coding sequence ATGCTGGTCTCCCACCGGGAGAGGGGTCTCATGGGCTACGTCGATACCTTTCGCAGCCTCGCCGAAGCGTTTCAGGAGGGTAGGGGGAACGGCGTTCTGGAGGACGGCCTCGTCCTGCATCAGCGCCGGTTCCGCTCCTCGGAGGCTCGGGAGGCTGTGGATACGGTGAGCCCCGGGGAACTCCCCGTGTCCGAGGCGGCGCTCGAGCCGGACTTCCTGCGCGGCCTGCTCCACCGGGATGACGGTGTCGAGGAGAACCTCGAGTTCCCCTACCGCATCGTCGCTCCGTCCGGATGCGAGCGGAGTGATCGGGGCGTGCTCCTCCTCCACGGGCTCAACGAGCGCCGCTGGGAGAAGTACCTGCCCTGGGCCAAGGCGCTCGCCGAGGGACTCGGGGCTCCCATCGTCCTCTTCCCCGTGGCCTTCCACATGGACCGCTCCCCCGCACTCTGGTCCGAGCCCAGGCCCATGCGGCAGTTGAGCCGCGAGCGTCTGCGCCGCATGCCGGAGCTCGAGGCCTCCAGCTTCGCCAACGCCGCCCTGAGCACCCGGCTCCATGCCCGCCCGGAGCGCTTCGTCTTGTCTGGACTGCGGACCTCGAAGGATCTCGCGCGCTTCTCGGACTGCGTCCGCCAGGGCCAGGAGCCGCTGCTCGCCCCCGACGCCCGGCTCGATTTCTTCGCCTACTCCATCGGCGCCTTCCTGGCCGAGGTCCTCCTCATGGGTGATGCCGAAGGGCGCTTCGCCGCGTCACGGCTGGTCACGTTCTGCGGGGGCTGCGTGCTCGCTCGGACCTCGCCCCTGTCCCGGGAGATCCTCGACAGCGCCGCCGCCCTCTCGTTGCACCGGTTCCTCGATGAGCTCGAGGCGCAGAAGCAGCTCCGGCCCGCCCTGGGCAGGTTGCTCTCCGAGGACTCCGTTGGCCGCGCCTTCCAGTCCATGGTTCATCCCGACCGCTACCGCCCCGAGCGCGAGACCGCACTCCAACGGCTCGGTTCCCGCATGGTCGCCATCTCGTTTCAAGGCGATCGGGTCATGCCCTCCGCAGCCGTGGCCGAGACCCTCTCCGGCTCCGGCGCCCACGTGGAGATCCTCGCTCCGCCGTATGACTACGAGCACTCGAATCCGTTCCCCGTGAACGGCGTCTCCGAGGTCGAGGTCGAACGCGCCTTCTCTTCCGTGTTCGGGCGCGCGGTGGAGTGGTTGAACGGGTGA
- the gstA gene encoding glutathione transferase GstA — MKLYYSPGACSLSPHIVLREAGVSFEIEKVDLRTKKTESGKDFTAISPKGYVPTLQLDDGSILTEGPAIVQYIADKAPQAKLAPANGTMERYRLQEWLNFISTELHKGFSPLFNPAYPEDAKKIVRDNLAKRFDYLRATLEKGPFLMGEQFTVADAYLFTVANWAGFVKLDLAPFPWVQAHQGRVAARPNVQAALKAEGLLK; from the coding sequence ATGAAGCTCTACTACTCCCCCGGTGCCTGCTCGCTGTCGCCGCACATCGTCCTGCGCGAGGCGGGCGTGTCCTTCGAGATCGAGAAGGTCGACCTGCGCACCAAGAAGACCGAGTCCGGCAAGGACTTCACCGCCATCAGCCCCAAGGGCTACGTCCCGACGCTCCAGCTGGATGACGGCAGCATCCTGACCGAGGGCCCCGCCATCGTTCAGTACATCGCCGACAAGGCCCCCCAGGCGAAGCTGGCGCCGGCCAACGGCACCATGGAGCGCTACCGCCTCCAGGAGTGGCTCAACTTCATCAGCACCGAGCTGCACAAGGGCTTCAGCCCCCTCTTCAACCCCGCCTACCCCGAGGATGCGAAGAAGATCGTTCGCGACAACCTCGCCAAGCGCTTCGACTACCTGCGCGCCACGCTCGAGAAGGGTCCCTTCCTCATGGGCGAGCAGTTCACCGTCGCCGACGCCTACCTCTTCACCGTCGCGAACTGGGCTGGCTTCGTCAAGCTGGACCTCGCCCCGTTCCCGTGGGTGCAGGCCCACCAGGGCCGCGTGGCGGCGCGTCCCAACGTGCAGGCGGCCCTCAAGGCCGAAGGCCTCCTGAAGTAA
- a CDS encoding amidohydrolase encodes MKSIPLLALLLTATAWPPADARAAEAPSPVLKPLDGLYPELDALYRELHQNPELSSREEKTSAKLAERLRKLGFEVTQNVGGHGVVALLRNGKGPTVLLRTDMDGLPVEEKTGLPYASKATMKDETGQPVPVMHACGHDVHMTAWMGTATLLAKSKDRWRGTVLLVGQPAEETGSGARKMLSDGLYKRFPKPDFAIAIHNSASAAAGTIEYVPGYALASVDSVDLTLYGKGGHGAYPHTTVDPIVLAARTILSLQTLVSREKSPLEPAVVTVGSIHGGTKHNIIPDEVRLQLTVRSYKPEVRKQLLAGIERIAQAEALAAGAPRKPEMSVTEGTPATYNDPALTKRLADAVSRVLGAENVREGQPVMGGEDFSEYGLAGVPAALLWVGTVEPKRHAEARTSGEALPSLHSPLFAPDRERTLRTAVTTLTTSALELLGKP; translated from the coding sequence GTGAAATCCATCCCCCTCCTCGCCCTCCTCCTCACCGCGACCGCCTGGCCCCCGGCCGACGCGCGGGCGGCCGAGGCCCCCTCCCCCGTCCTCAAGCCCCTGGATGGGCTCTACCCCGAGCTGGATGCCCTCTACCGGGAGCTGCACCAGAACCCGGAGCTGTCCTCGCGCGAGGAGAAGACCTCGGCGAAGCTGGCCGAGCGCCTGCGCAAGCTCGGCTTCGAGGTGACCCAGAATGTCGGCGGCCACGGTGTGGTGGCCCTCCTCCGCAATGGCAAGGGCCCCACGGTGCTGCTGCGCACCGACATGGATGGCCTGCCGGTGGAGGAGAAGACCGGGCTCCCCTACGCCAGCAAGGCGACGATGAAGGACGAGACCGGCCAGCCCGTGCCGGTGATGCACGCCTGCGGGCACGACGTCCACATGACCGCCTGGATGGGCACCGCGACCCTGCTCGCGAAGTCGAAGGACCGCTGGCGCGGCACCGTCCTGCTGGTCGGCCAGCCGGCCGAGGAGACGGGCAGCGGCGCGCGGAAGATGCTCTCGGATGGCCTCTACAAGCGCTTCCCCAAGCCGGACTTCGCCATCGCCATCCACAACAGCGCCAGCGCCGCGGCGGGCACCATCGAATACGTGCCCGGCTACGCCCTGGCGAGCGTGGACTCCGTCGATCTCACCCTCTACGGCAAGGGCGGGCACGGCGCCTATCCGCACACGACGGTGGACCCCATCGTGCTCGCGGCGCGCACCATCCTCTCGCTACAGACGCTCGTGAGCCGCGAGAAGTCGCCGCTGGAGCCCGCGGTGGTGACGGTGGGCTCCATCCACGGGGGCACCAAGCACAACATCATCCCGGACGAGGTGAGGCTCCAGCTCACCGTGCGCTCCTACAAGCCCGAGGTCCGCAAGCAGCTGCTCGCCGGCATCGAGCGCATCGCCCAGGCCGAGGCCCTGGCGGCCGGCGCGCCCCGGAAGCCGGAGATGTCCGTCACCGAGGGCACTCCCGCCACCTACAATGATCCGGCGCTGACGAAGCGGCTGGCCGACGCCGTCTCGCGGGTGCTCGGCGCGGAGAACGTCCGCGAGGGCCAGCCCGTCATGGGCGGCGAGGACTTCTCCGAGTACGGCCTCGCCGGAGTCCCCGCCGCGCTGCTCTGGGTGGGCACCGTCGAGCCCAAGCGCCACGCGGAGGCCCGGACATCGGGCGAGGCGCTCCCCTCCCTCCACTCCCCCCTCTTCGCTCCGGACCGCGAGCGGACGCTCCGCACCGCCGTCACCACGCTGACCACCTCGGCCCTCGAGCTGCTGGGCAAGCCGTAG
- a CDS encoding tetratricopeptide repeat protein produces the protein MTRQATLQGTPVGTPDPGARSGSTRGSLLGGKFLTLEDTPRRGGMGEVYICRVLGEGDEVLPVALKSFQPRFFFSREHREAFIREISVWMRLNGLPYVVPALSIELLDGHPFVVMPVATTGISPDGTLRGLLSRTRLAPEQAFGLAFQLSLAMRNAAHVLGDFVHGDLKPENALFFGDGLHVSDFGLARVLADDEPSALESTHAYRAPEAWLGHPVTPAVDVYAFGVMLFEMLHGTRPFEEKDARGWCDAHLSAPVPEPTTQGHALAAALHELARACLEKDPVKRPATFDAVHDMLNAIGEEHDFLLCLRVMASAAERSHHFKDVQRQLRGASVRSLLEIEQPALALELIEQLPLEELDARMWCNKATALSLLGRDEEALPCLKTALEMGPDKELRHSCLMELALSLKRLGLFGESLRILKNLMPYTDEESLPELITNIASVHLVKEEPEEAISLLETSLRRWPDVGQMWANLGLAYQQQERFPEAAEAFQRTLRLTPHLASIRFRLASLLMDELKRPTDALIALRDSYQQGFDHPALAPRMLWCELMLDRYEEALESVRTLEERFGKEALALVRRATESRTPEGARRAMEALNELSDRFASKREDSLGEPSPNEVTPEPEDSWAEPDPGLSGPFMNTRMYADNTLGFDFYGRPEEPQYLQQLEYAYRSIQNTNSTRMGRDLRTTVLYFTRCPGCGYLVLTNRDIGYELDCRNCEQRSITSPVREPALSRLLEEIQQRLGLETYDAEDIPLLVLLQPSDAAFAGQLLAVCEAAGFTQAPMDRPDVMFVDREARARRMVTPDAFRVAVEKTVNVSGEYRNGTPREVRLLLNRLGEMDPGLRSLSTERPDIGDSPEARLMSGDLQGALRDCEQRLLLNPNDVNALLLKTHLLIQQNKAQEALAFAERAKRVGGSNANVEGALGMIRAALGELEKAATHFELALQHDPLNGIAMFGLMNIYNALGKPQLAAEYAARLQSRGGLDL, from the coding sequence ATGACACGCCAGGCAACGCTACAAGGGACTCCCGTCGGCACGCCAGACCCGGGGGCGCGGAGCGGCTCGACTCGCGGCTCCCTGCTCGGTGGGAAGTTCCTGACACTGGAGGACACGCCACGGCGTGGGGGAATGGGGGAGGTCTACATCTGCAGGGTGCTCGGTGAGGGCGACGAGGTCCTCCCGGTCGCGCTCAAGAGCTTCCAGCCCCGCTTCTTCTTCAGCCGCGAGCACCGGGAAGCGTTCATTCGCGAGATCTCCGTCTGGATGCGGCTCAACGGGCTGCCTTACGTCGTACCGGCGCTGAGTATCGAATTGCTCGACGGCCACCCTTTTGTCGTCATGCCGGTGGCGACGACGGGAATCAGTCCGGACGGGACCTTGCGTGGCCTGCTCTCACGGACGCGATTGGCTCCCGAGCAGGCCTTTGGTCTCGCCTTCCAGCTCTCGCTCGCCATGCGCAATGCGGCGCATGTGCTCGGGGATTTCGTCCACGGCGACCTCAAGCCCGAAAACGCACTCTTCTTCGGGGACGGCCTGCACGTCTCGGACTTCGGGCTCGCCCGGGTACTCGCGGACGATGAGCCCTCCGCCCTGGAAAGCACCCATGCCTACCGGGCTCCAGAGGCATGGCTCGGACATCCGGTGACTCCCGCCGTGGACGTCTACGCTTTTGGCGTCATGCTCTTCGAGATGCTCCACGGGACCCGCCCCTTCGAGGAGAAGGATGCGAGGGGCTGGTGCGACGCCCACCTGTCGGCTCCCGTTCCCGAGCCGACGACGCAGGGGCATGCGCTGGCTGCGGCGCTCCACGAGCTTGCGCGGGCCTGCCTGGAGAAGGATCCGGTCAAGCGTCCGGCCACCTTCGATGCCGTTCACGACATGCTCAACGCCATCGGTGAGGAGCACGATTTCCTCCTTTGCCTGCGGGTCATGGCTTCAGCTGCCGAGCGCAGCCATCATTTCAAGGACGTGCAGCGGCAACTCCGCGGCGCCTCGGTGCGCTCGCTACTGGAGATCGAACAGCCGGCGTTGGCCCTGGAGCTCATTGAGCAACTCCCGCTCGAGGAGCTGGATGCGAGGATGTGGTGCAACAAGGCCACGGCGTTGTCCTTGCTGGGGCGGGACGAGGAGGCTCTCCCCTGCCTGAAGACGGCACTCGAGATGGGGCCGGACAAGGAGCTCAGGCACTCGTGTTTGATGGAACTGGCACTGTCACTCAAGCGCCTGGGTCTCTTCGGTGAATCCCTCCGTATCCTGAAGAACCTCATGCCCTACACGGATGAGGAGTCACTGCCCGAGCTGATCACCAACATCGCCAGTGTCCACCTGGTCAAGGAGGAACCGGAAGAAGCCATCTCGTTGCTCGAGACAAGCCTGCGCAGGTGGCCTGACGTGGGCCAGATGTGGGCCAACCTCGGGCTGGCCTACCAGCAGCAGGAGCGGTTCCCCGAAGCAGCGGAGGCGTTCCAGCGAACGCTGCGGCTCACTCCACACCTGGCATCCATCCGCTTCAGGCTCGCGAGCCTGCTGATGGACGAGCTGAAACGTCCGACGGATGCACTGATCGCCCTGCGGGACAGCTATCAGCAGGGCTTCGACCACCCAGCGCTAGCTCCGCGCATGTTGTGGTGCGAGCTGATGCTCGACAGGTACGAGGAGGCTCTGGAATCCGTCCGTACACTGGAGGAACGCTTCGGCAAGGAGGCACTCGCCCTCGTCCGGCGGGCGACCGAGTCGCGGACGCCCGAGGGGGCGAGACGCGCGATGGAAGCCCTGAACGAGCTCAGCGATCGGTTTGCCTCGAAGCGGGAGGACTCCCTGGGAGAGCCCTCTCCCAACGAGGTTACGCCGGAGCCGGAGGACTCGTGGGCGGAGCCGGATCCTGGCTTGTCCGGTCCGTTCATGAATACGCGGATGTACGCGGACAACACCCTGGGATTCGACTTCTATGGCCGGCCGGAAGAGCCCCAGTACCTCCAGCAACTGGAGTACGCCTACCGCTCCATCCAGAACACGAATTCGACGCGCATGGGGCGCGACCTTCGGACAACGGTCCTCTACTTCACCCGCTGCCCGGGGTGCGGCTACCTGGTCCTCACGAACCGGGACATCGGATACGAGCTGGATTGCCGCAACTGCGAACAACGAAGCATCACGTCGCCCGTGCGCGAGCCGGCCCTGTCCCGCCTGCTCGAGGAGATCCAGCAGCGCCTCGGATTGGAGACGTATGACGCCGAGGACATCCCGCTGCTCGTGCTTCTCCAGCCCAGCGATGCCGCCTTTGCCGGGCAGTTGCTCGCGGTATGCGAGGCCGCCGGGTTCACGCAGGCTCCGATGGACCGCCCGGATGTGATGTTCGTCGACCGGGAAGCCCGTGCTCGACGCATGGTGACTCCGGATGCTTTCAGGGTGGCCGTCGAGAAGACCGTGAACGTTTCGGGGGAGTATCGGAATGGCACGCCTCGAGAGGTCCGGCTCCTGCTGAATCGGCTTGGGGAGATGGACCCGGGATTGCGCTCCCTCTCAACGGAGCGGCCCGACATCGGTGACTCGCCGGAAGCAAGGCTCATGTCCGGGGATCTGCAAGGGGCGCTGCGGGATTGTGAGCAGCGCCTGCTCCTGAATCCCAACGACGTGAATGCCTTGCTCCTGAAGACCCACCTGCTGATACAGCAGAACAAGGCACAGGAGGCGCTTGCGTTCGCGGAGCGCGCGAAGAGGGTAGGGGGCAGCAACGCGAATGTAGAGGGGGCCCTCGGGATGATCCGTGCCGCGCTTGGAGAGCTGGAGAAGGCCGCCACGCACTTCGAGTTGGCCCTCCAGCACGATCCTCTGAACGGGATTGCGATGTTCGGCCTCATGAACATCTATAACGCGCTGGGCAAGCCTCAACTCGCCGCTGAATACGCGGCACGGCTCCAGAGCCGGGGTGGCCTGGACCTCTAG
- a CDS encoding DoxX family protein, protein MSKSKKVGVWVATVLLAVAFLGAGSAKLTGVAPGPENFARWGYPLWFLYVTGAIEVLAALLLLVPRTATLGAGLAAGTMVGAVLTHLKAGEASHVVSPLVLLSLAVIVGLARRHEVLPPFNRLFARGGLDREVRA, encoded by the coding sequence ATGTCCAAATCGAAGAAGGTGGGTGTCTGGGTCGCGACGGTGCTGCTCGCGGTCGCGTTCCTGGGAGCGGGGAGCGCGAAGCTGACGGGGGTGGCGCCGGGTCCGGAGAACTTCGCGCGCTGGGGCTATCCCCTGTGGTTCCTGTACGTCACCGGGGCCATCGAGGTGTTGGCGGCGCTGCTGCTGCTCGTTCCGCGCACGGCGACCCTGGGCGCTGGCCTGGCGGCTGGCACCATGGTGGGCGCCGTGCTCACGCACTTGAAGGCGGGAGAGGCCTCGCATGTGGTCTCTCCCCTGGTCCTCCTGTCGCTTGCGGTGATCGTCGGTCTCGCTCGCCGGCACGAGGTGCTGCCGCCGTTCAATCGTCTTTTCGCCCGTGGAGGGCTCGATCGAGAGGTCCGGGCATGA
- a CDS encoding anhydro-N-acetylmuramic acid kinase → MDSRPPRPNSRLCVGLLSGTSVDAVEAVLCRINGSGPEVRVTLLAHISRPFTPEFTKQVLAANDARSLCELNFALGEHFAEAALEVIAHAGHRPQDVDAIGSHGQTVAHLPSSLSSTPSTLQLGEASVIAERTGIPVVSDFRTRDVAAGGQGAPLVPYLDWALFRKPGVARALQNIGGIGNVSVVSDRLEDTVAFDTGPGNMVLDGLARRVTGGSLQCDLDGCLSRQGRVMPELLEELLAHPFLALPPPRSAGREGFGDALVGRLWERHGASRPYDLMATALAFTVEATARAYERWLLPRFALEAVYVSGGGIRNPVLMERLTARLAPLPVRPLDDLGLPEGAKEAVCFALLANEHLSGTPSNVPSATGARRRVVLGKLTP, encoded by the coding sequence ATGGATTCGCGACCGCCTCGCCCCAACTCGCGGCTGTGCGTCGGACTGCTGTCGGGCACCAGCGTGGACGCGGTGGAGGCGGTGCTCTGCCGGATCAACGGCTCGGGCCCGGAGGTCCGCGTCACCCTCCTGGCACACATCTCCCGCCCGTTCACTCCCGAGTTCACGAAGCAGGTGCTGGCCGCCAACGACGCCCGCTCCCTCTGCGAGCTCAACTTCGCCCTGGGAGAACACTTTGCCGAGGCGGCCCTGGAGGTCATCGCCCATGCGGGCCACCGCCCCCAGGACGTGGACGCCATCGGCTCGCACGGCCAGACGGTGGCCCATCTGCCCTCGAGCCTGTCCAGCACGCCCTCCACCCTGCAGCTCGGGGAGGCGTCCGTCATCGCCGAGCGCACCGGCATCCCCGTGGTGAGTGATTTCCGCACCCGGGACGTGGCCGCGGGAGGCCAGGGCGCGCCCCTGGTGCCCTACCTGGACTGGGCCCTGTTCCGGAAGCCCGGGGTGGCGCGAGCCCTCCAGAACATCGGAGGCATCGGCAACGTGAGCGTGGTGAGCGACCGGCTGGAGGACACGGTCGCCTTCGACACCGGGCCGGGCAACATGGTGCTGGACGGCCTGGCCCGGCGCGTCACCGGGGGCAGTCTCCAGTGCGACCTGGATGGCTGCCTCTCCCGCCAGGGCCGGGTGATGCCGGAGCTGCTCGAGGAGCTGCTCGCGCACCCCTTCCTGGCCCTCCCCCCACCCCGCAGCGCCGGCCGCGAGGGCTTCGGTGACGCGCTGGTGGGCCGGCTGTGGGAGCGCCACGGCGCCTCGCGCCCCTATGACTTGATGGCCACGGCCCTGGCGTTCACGGTGGAGGCCACGGCCCGCGCCTATGAGCGGTGGCTCCTGCCGCGCTTCGCCCTGGAGGCGGTGTACGTCTCCGGCGGCGGCATCCGGAACCCGGTGCTCATGGAGCGGCTGACGGCCCGGCTGGCCCCCCTGCCCGTCCGCCCCCTGGACGACCTGGGCCTGCCCGAGGGGGCCAAGGAAGCCGTGTGCTTCGCCCTGTTGGCGAACGAGCACCTGTCGGGTACCCCCTCGAATGTTCCGTCGGCAACTGGCGCCAGGAGGCGAGTCGTTCTAGGTAAGCTGACACCGTGA